GCAGACTAATCGAACTTCAGATCAAATGGATACAAAAAGTAACGGCGTTTCGCAGAATTTTGCGAAACGCCGTTTTGTTTATTATCAGCTAGCAGCTATATGATTGACCCTTTTGTGTCTTCATGTTAGCAAATTCTTGGCAGACCTTCTCCATAGAGGACATCGACGATGCGGCTTCCGCCCAGCCTTGTCTTCATATAGACGCCTTTTCCGCTCACAACCTGTGCGATGACAGCAGCTTCTCCGCCATATTCTGTCTCTCTCATTAATGCCAGAGCTTTTTCTCCGTCCTCCTGTGCCACTACAGCAATCATCTTGCCTTCATTCCCCATATATACAGGATCCAGGCCCAAGATGTCACAGAAACTTCTCACCTCAGGACGAACCGGGATGGACTCTTCCTTGATCTCTATACTGCAATTTGACGCATCAGCAATTTCATTGAGAATGGTTCCTAGTCCCCCCCTTGTTACGTCTCTCATGGTTTTCACACGGATGTTGTTTTCCAGCAGCAGCTGCACCATCGATTTCAGGCAGGCGCAGTCGCTGGCGATCTGATTTTCAATCCCCATTCTGGCACTGAGTATACAGGCATGATGATCTCCAAGGGTCCCTGACACTAATACAAGATCTCCTTCGGTGCAGTTTGCCGCTCCGATGGTCCTTCCCTCAGGAATGATTCCGATGCCGGAGGTGTTGATAAACAAGCCTCCCTTGCCTTCTACAACCTTTGTATCCCCTGCTACGATTTTGACCCCTGCCTCCTTGGCAGTCTTCGCCATAGAAGCTACAATCTCCTCCAGCAAAGAAAGCTCCAGACCTTCTTCCAAAATAAATCCTGCCGTCAGATAGGCGGGGTCTGCGCCCATCATCAGAAGATCGTTTACCGTACCGCAGACGGACAGTTTTCCAATGTCTCCTCCTTTAAATACCACTGGGGTGACCACAAAGGAATCGGTACTGTATGCAAATTTTCCGTGGAGCTCCAATACCGCAGCGTCCTCCATCTTATTTAACACTTCATTGGAAAAATACTTTCCGAAGATATCTTTCATCAGCTCAGCAGAGGCCTTTCCTCCGCTGCCGTGGGACATATTGATCTGCATCTTCTTCTCCTTTCACAGCATCCCGATGTTCCGGTGCCAGATCCCGCAAGCACCCTCGGAGGACACCATGCATGGACCATATGGATTCATGGGGTTGCAGCCTGTTCCGAACATGGGACATTCATTGGGGTTAATTCTGCCGACGATGACGTCCCCGCACCTGCAGGCCTCAGGAAGCTCAAGATCCCTGTCAAGGCCCTTGCTTCCCCCATCATAAAGCGCAAATTCCGGTCTGAGATAAAGCCCGGAGGCTTCGATCATACCCAAGCCCCTCCACATTGCGGCACCAGGTTCAAAATAGCGGTCAATCACGCTCATGGCTTTCTGATTTCCTTCTGTCCGCACTGCATTCTTATATAAATTGTGAACACCTTTTTCTTTCCCTGACTCCACCTGGAGCTGCCTCATGATATCGTAGACTCCTGCCAGAATGTGCTCCGGCTCAAAACCAGCTACCACAAAAGGCTTCTGATATTGTTCCGCCAGATTCTCATACGCAGCGCTGCCGATAATAACGCTCACATGTCCGGGGCATAAAAAGCCATCGATTTCAGCCTCATTCTCACAAATCCATTCCAGGGCCGGCATGACCGTTTTCAGCGCTGTCAGCAGCCGAATATTTTTAACACCTCGCCCGACCGCTTCTTCAAGGGTAAGCGCATAAGCCGGTACAGTGGTTTCAAAACCTACGCCGGCAATCACGTATGTCGTTCCCGGATTCTTTTCTGCCCTGTCCACAACCTCCATAGGAGAATACATCAATTCCACCTTGGCTCCGTTTCCCTTGGCTTGCGACAGGCTTCCTTCCGTACCGGGAACCTTCATCATATCTCCGAAGGTTACGAGAACGTGGTTCTCCGTCATTGCATACTCGATGCAACGGTCGATATAGGCCGCCGGAGTCACACAAACCGGGCATCCGGGACCTGAAATCAGTTTAATTTTGGAGGAAAGCAGACTCCTGACGCCGCTTTTAAAGATGCTTGCGGTATGAGTTCCGCAAACCTCCATAATCTTTCGCTCCGGTCCTTTATATTCTTTTAACTCGGTAATAATTTGCTCTATATTCATGCCAGCTCATCCAAATCATGAAACAGTTCGATGAGTTCCAGTGCTCTGTCTTTCTCCATAATTTCAATGGCACAGCCTGCATGAACCAACACATAATCACCGATCTTCGCATCGATGAGGCCAACATTCACATCCACCAGGTTGCCGTTGAAATCAGCCTTTGCCCGATGACCATCAAGGGATATAATCTTTCCCGGTATTGCAATACACATATTCTCTTCTCCTTTTTATTTCCAAGCATCCTGCTCGCGCTTACAGTAGTTTTCGCTTTACAACAATGGCCTTTTCGGGGCACATTTCCTGGCAGCAATAGCACCGAATGCATTTCCGGTAATCGTAAATCGGAACCGGTTTACCTTTCCCGCTTTCTTTCCGGTTTTCAGGAAAGAAAACTGCTTTCTCTTCCACGGGACATGCTGCAACACAGGCGCCGCAGCGTATGCATCGACTATTAACGATAACCGGTTTTCGAGCCAGCACTTTCAATTTATCAAAGACAGCCCATTTGCCGTGAGTAGTTTTCTCCCTTGAGACGTCAAAATTGGGATTTCCATAATCGCTAAGATTCTCAATCCCCAGAAGTTCAATTTCTTCTTCCTTCCATTGCCCCAAGCCAAATACCTGGCCATAATAAACGGTCGGCACCAATTTGGGGTCAAGATCCACCAACCTGCAAAATGTGGCATCCAGGGCCACAGGGTCCGAAGAAATGAGAATTAGACCCATTTTTATGGGGTTTCCCGATGCAGGTCCGTTGCCTTCCATGGCAACTACCGCATCCATAATATGAAGTCTTGCTTTCAGCAGGAGGTTTAAGTCCACGAGCATCTGCGCAAAGCTCTCTGCATCCGGGTATTTGGCATGCGCCGCACCCTTATTCAGTCCGTAGACACAGCCAAAAATGTTTTTCACTGCACCGGTAATTCTCTCCAGCTGATGGGTTTTCATTTTGCATAGATTTATAATTGCATCGGAATCCAAAACACCCTGACAAAGCTCGAATTTTCTGGTGACTCTATTTCTCGTATACTCTACGGTTTTCCCATGGGAAAAGTCGGCTAGCGTGATATTGAAACGGTCTGCAACCTCTTTGATTCCGCAGAATTCAGCGGTCTTTTCTACACTCCCCGGATGTCCCGGAGAATCTCCATAAACAATGGCTTCATATCCGGTTTTCCGGAGGCTTTTAGCCACAGCCTCAAAGACTGTTGGGTGAGTGGTAACCGCCTTATCTACATCCGCTCGGTTCAAAAGATTTGGCTTCAGCAAAAGCTTTTCCTCTATTCCCGCAAAGCATTCCCAGCCTCCCAAAAGCGAAATTCCTTTTTCAATTGCCTCCGAAACCTTCCCCTGATCATAGCTGTCGCATGGAATTACCGCAACCTTGCTCTTCAAAACCAATCCCCCTCCTTTTATAGCACCTTGTTTTATAGCATCATTTCTCTATTCTCTATTCTCTATTCTCTATTCTCTATTCTCTATTCTCTATTCTCTATTCTCTATTCTCTATTCTCTATTCTCTATCGATCTTATCATTATGCGATTTTTTAGTCAAATACTTCATCCCAATGTAGTTTTGTCCAAGGCAAACGCCTCCGTCGTTGGGCCCCACCGACACGTTATAATAAACAGAAAAGCCGTCGCTCCGCAGAAGCTTCAGCGTTTTCTCCATCAGGATCTTATTCTGGAACACGCCGCCGGTTAGAGCTGCTGTTTCAATTCCCCTCGCCTGACGAATTCTGTTGCAAATCAAACAAATCATTTCCGCAGCCGCGTCGTGAAAGCCCAAAGCGACACACCGTTTATCGATTCCCGCAGCTTGCGCTACCTGCATCTGTTGGAATATCGTTCTTGCAGAGATGATATGATCGTCATCCGCTCCATCACAACTATTTTCACTTTGCCCCTTTTCTAATATTTCAAAGTGCATCTCCCATGGCTCAAGTCCCATCTGAATCGCCTCGACGGCTGCATTTTCCAGCATGATCGCACATTCGCCCTCATACCGGTTGAAGTCATGAATCCCTGCATACGCAGCGATGCTGTCAAACAGTCTGCCCATGCTGGAACTGTTGATGGTATTGATATTATGATGCAGCCCCGCCTTTACCATCGGCCAGCGAAGATCAACAGGCTCACGCAGGGAGGAAAGAATATCGGTTCCATCTCCTGAGCTCAAAGTATCATTCTGACTTTGATAATGGTATAAATAGCTGAAAGCGGATTTCCATCCCTCCTTCATGGAGGAATCACCACCGAGCATTCTGATATATTCCAAATGAGCCGCTCGCTCAAAACAATCATCTTCACAGATGAGAAATTCACCGCCCCAGATCGCTCCGTCGGTACCATATCCCGTTCCGTCGAAGCTGACGCCAATCACTGCACCTTTCAAATCATGCTCAGCCATTACAGAAGCCACATGGGCATGATGATGCTGAACCTTTATATGGTCAATTCCACAGCGTTTTGCATACTGCTCAGCATAATTTGTAGTAAAGTAAAGCGGATGAAGATCGCTGACAACCAGATTCGGTTTCATGCGGAACAACTCCGCCATTCGTTCAATATTCTCTTTAAAAATCAAACCAGCTTCTCTGCTGTCCAAATCTCCGAAGTACTGGCTTATATAGGAAAAAGATCCTTTGCTTAAGGCAAAAGAAGCTTTCAGCTGGCCCCCCATAGCAAGGATCATATCCTCCTTGCCAAGACGTTCATTGATATATAAAGGTACCGGCGCATAGCCTTTAGACCGTCGAATCATTTGGGGCTGTCCATCAATGACTCTGACCACGGAATCATCCAGCCGGATCCGTATTTTTCTCTCATTATAAAATACTGCAGCAAGCAGTCTCTCGCCATCTTCCTCCCGGTCCAGATGGTCCTGAAGTGCAAACATCTCCTGATCTTCATTGATAATGGGCATATCGGAAAGATTAGCGCTGGTGACTATGATCGGCCCGCAGAAGTCAATGAGCATATGCTGAACACCCATGCTGGGCAGAAAAGCACCGATG
This genomic window from Clostridiales bacterium contains:
- the hypD gene encoding hydrogenase formation protein HypD; translated protein: MNIEQIITELKEYKGPERKIMEVCGTHTASIFKSGVRSLLSSKIKLISGPGCPVCVTPAAYIDRCIEYAMTENHVLVTFGDMMKVPGTEGSLSQAKGNGAKVELMYSPMEVVDRAEKNPGTTYVIAGVGFETTVPAYALTLEEAVGRGVKNIRLLTALKTVMPALEWICENEAEIDGFLCPGHVSVIIGSAAYENLAEQYQKPFVVAGFEPEHILAGVYDIMRQLQVESGKEKGVHNLYKNAVRTEGNQKAMSVIDRYFEPGAAMWRGLGMIEASGLYLRPEFALYDGGSKGLDRDLELPEACRCGDVIVGRINPNECPMFGTGCNPMNPYGPCMVSSEGACGIWHRNIGML
- a CDS encoding DUF362 domain-containing protein, which encodes MVLKSKVAVIPCDSYDQGKVSEAIEKGISLLGGWECFAGIEEKLLLKPNLLNRADVDKAVTTHPTVFEAVAKSLRKTGYEAIVYGDSPGHPGSVEKTAEFCGIKEVADRFNITLADFSHGKTVEYTRNRVTRKFELCQGVLDSDAIINLCKMKTHQLERITGAVKNIFGCVYGLNKGAAHAKYPDAESFAQMLVDLNLLLKARLHIMDAVVAMEGNGPASGNPIKMGLILISSDPVALDATFCRLVDLDPKLVPTVYYGQVFGLGQWKEEEIELLGIENLSDYGNPNFDVSREKTTHGKWAVFDKLKVLARKPVIVNSRCIRCGACVAACPVEEKAVFFPENRKESGKGKPVPIYDYRKCIRCYCCQEMCPEKAIVVKRKLL
- the hypE gene encoding hydrogenase expression/formation protein HypE — protein: MQINMSHGSGGKASAELMKDIFGKYFSNEVLNKMEDAAVLELHGKFAYSTDSFVVTPVVFKGGDIGKLSVCGTVNDLLMMGADPAYLTAGFILEEGLELSLLEEIVASMAKTAKEAGVKIVAGDTKVVEGKGGLFINTSGIGIIPEGRTIGAANCTEGDLVLVSGTLGDHHACILSARMGIENQIASDCACLKSMVQLLLENNIRVKTMRDVTRGGLGTILNEIADASNCSIEIKEESIPVRPEVRSFCDILGLDPVYMGNEGKMIAVVAQEDGEKALALMRETEYGGEAAVIAQVVSGKGVYMKTRLGGSRIVDVLYGEGLPRIC
- a CDS encoding carbamoyltransferase HypF translates to MPRIKTVKIKIWGIVQGVGFRPFVAKLADRFGMRGEVLNIGGLVDIVLTDTQERIEAFLDALKKEKPLPAEIVYIRIEEQKRRDFKSFTILDSDEGDDEAAMIPADLSICPDCLEELRNPLNPRYMHPFISCMVCGPRYTIIDKIPYDRENTAMIEFPMCDFCRGEYTDRDDRRYHAQTVSCHDCGPMLNYRLSGSEGTITEVSNEDCSMEACSIGVIGIHADERIIDRAVMPVFLAANYINEGKIIALKGVGGYNFICSPFDETAVINLRRLKVREEKPFAVMFRDIDQIKEYCYLSSEEETLLQSSAKPIVLLERRSVLDLNSELISKDYEEISPAVYKTSRFIGAFLPSMGVQHMLIDFCGPIIVTSANLSDMPIINEDQEMFALQDHLDREEDGERLLAAVFYNERKIRIRLDDSVVRVIDGQPQMIRRSKGYAPVPLYINERLGKEDMILAMGGQLKASFALSKGSFSYISQYFGDLDSREAGLIFKENIERMAELFRMKPNLVVSDLHPLYFTTNYAEQYAKRCGIDHIKVQHHHAHVASVMAEHDLKGAVIGVSFDGTGYGTDGAIWGGEFLICEDDCFERAAHLEYIRMLGGDSSMKEGWKSAFSYLYHYQSQNDTLSSGDGTDILSSLREPVDLRWPMVKAGLHHNINTINSSSMGRLFDSIAAYAGIHDFNRYEGECAIMLENAAVEAIQMGLEPWEMHFEILEKGQSENSCDGADDDHIISARTIFQQMQVAQAAGIDKRCVALGFHDAAAEMICLICNRIRQARGIETAALTGGVFQNKILMEKTLKLLRSDGFSVYYNVSVGPNDGGVCLGQNYIGMKYLTKKSHNDKIDRE
- a CDS encoding HypC/HybG/HupF family hydrogenase formation chaperone, encoding MCIAIPGKIISLDGHRAKADFNGNLVDVNVGLIDAKIGDYVLVHAGCAIEIMEKDRALELIELFHDLDELA